Below is a genomic region from Longimicrobium sp..
CCAACGCACCAACGCACTAACGCACTAACGCACTAACGCACTAACGCACTAACGCACTAACGCACTAACGCACTAACGCACTAACGCACTAACGCACTAACGCACTAACGCACTAACGCACTAACGCACTTCTTCAGTACGCCGTCCCGTTCGCCCGCTTCCCGCCCGACGACGTCAGCGACGACACCGCAGTGTGCAGCACGAACCCGCCCGTAGCCGAGGTGTCCGGGCTGCGGTTCATCGACACGCCGTCCGTGCCCGCGAGCGACGATGGGTAGGTGAAGCTGTTGATGGTCGTCGCGCCGTTCTTGACGATCACCTGGTCGCCGCCGTTGGCCAGGTTGAGCGCGCCGGTCGAAGCCGCCACGGCGTTGGTGAGTCCCGCCGGAATGCTCCCCGACCCGCCGTACACCACGATCGCCTTCCCCGCGCCCAGCGTGGTGCCCGCCGCGAATGTGTGGCGCACCCCGCCGCCGTCCGAGATCGTCCAGCCGCCGATGCCGATCGACGTCCCGCCCACGTTCACCAGCTCCACGAACTCGCCCGCGACGTCGCTCCCCGGCTCGTTCGCCATGATCTCGTTGATGATCACCTTCGCCGGAGTCGCCGCCGCGGCGATCGTGAATGCGCCGTCGCTCGCGTCGCTCAGCGTTGCTGCGCTGGCGTCAGAGATGCGCACCTTTGCGGCGGTGCTGGCGGTGGAGGGCACCGTCCAGCCGTAGCTGCCCGCGGCGGCGGGGGTGCTGGCGGTGATCTGCGTCCAGGCGGTGCCGTCCAGCGTGTACTCCAGCTTCACGTTCGACACCGCGGCGGACGTCCAGGTGATCGTCTGGCTGCTTCCGGCCGTGTACGACTCGCCACCGTTCGGCGCCGTGATGCGCACGGCCGGCGTGGTGGTGCCGCCGCCGCCGCCGAAGGTGTAGCGGGAGAGCACCGGGTAGTGGTCGCTGGTGGTGGTGGCGTAGTTGGCGACGTACGAGTCCACCCGGTACACCTGGACGGAGCCGGCCGCGTAGGTCGCGCTCGCCTCGTTGGTGATCAGGTGGTGGTCGATCATGTCGGTGTACGACGTGGTCGACGCGGTTCCCGCATCCGATAGCGCCTTGGTGGGGAATGAGTAGCGCGCCGCGTCGTCCACGAAGTTCTTGTACGGCGACGCCTTCCCCGCGGTGATGGAGGTGTCCACGTCGTCGTTGAAGTCGCCCATCACGAACACCTTTTGCGTGGGATAGGTGGCGTCCAGATACGACTTCAGCGCGGCGGACGCGTTGGCGCGGCGCTGCCAGCTCGCGTCGTCGTTGAAGGCCTTGGCGTGCATGACGATGAAGACCACGTCCTCGGTGGCGCCGTTCAGCGTCATACGCAGCGTCACCTCCAGCGGCGGTCGCCCCGCGAAGTCGGCGTCGTACGCGGTCAGGATGATCTTCGCGCCGAGCAGCGTGGCCATCGACGACTTGTAGAGCAGCCCCACCTTCTGCTCGGTGGCGCCGTAGTAGGTGGAGCCGCCGGTGACGATGGACTCGCCCGCCAGCAGGCCGGTGTAGCCGGTGAGCTGCGATTCGAGGCTGTTCCAGTGCGCCTGGTCCACGATCTCGGCAACGCCCCACACGTCCATGTCCGCGCCGGAGATGATGTCGCGTGCGTTGGCGAGCTGCAGCGCCTCGTCGGCGGGCCCGTTGCCCGTGCTGCCGAACCACTCGATGTTCCAGCTCGCCACGTCCAGCGTCGATGCCGTCCCCTGCGCCGGCACCGTCGCCAGGCGCGGCGCGGTGACGGAGTGCGAGGAGAGCGGCGTGTCGCACGCGGCGAGCGGAAGAGCAACGCCGAGCAGGAGCGCGGCACGTGAAGGCCAGGCCAGGATCATCTGCACCTCGGATAGGGGAGCTGTTTCCGACTGCGGGTTGTTTGTGCGGGTAATGTATGTGAGCGGGCGCGTTTTGAGCAGGGGGCGGATGGAACGGCATCACGCCGAAGGGCACACGGCTGGCTTCCACGATGGAGATCATGGACGGACATCCACCGGACGAACGCGAGCAGGCGCGGGAGATCTTTCGCGCGCTGGTCGAGATCGACACCTCTCCCGAGCACGGCACCACGGACGCCGCCTGGGCCGCCGCGGGGTGGCTGCGCGCGGGCGGCTTCCCCGCGGAAGACGTGAGCGTGCTGGGCCCCGACCCGCGCAAGCACAACCTGGTCGCGCGCCTGCGCGGCACCGGTGTCCATCCGCCGATCCTCCTTCTGGCGCACCTGGACGTGGTGGACGCGCGGCCGGAGGACTGGACCGTTCCGCCCTTTCGCCTGACCGAGGAGGGCGGCTGGTTCTACGGGCGCGGCACGCTGGACGACAAGGCGATGTGCGCGCTCTGGCTCGCCGCCCTGGTCCGCATGCGCCGCGAAGGTTTCGTCCCCGACCGCGACCTGATCGTGGCGCTCACCGCCGACGAGGAGGGCGGGGAGGACAACGGCGCCGCCTGGCTGGTGGAGCACCATCGTCCGCTGGTGGACGCCGGATTCGGGCTCAACGAGGGCGGCTACGGGCGCATCGAGGGCGGCCGGCGCGCGTCCAACCAGATCCAGGTGGCCGAGAAGCTTCCGCTCCCGCTGCGCCTCGAGGTCGCGGGGCGCGGCGGCCACAGCGCCCTCCCCGCCGCAGACAACCCCATCCACCGCCTGGCCACGGGGATCGCGCGCCTCTCCGAACACCGCTTTCCGCTGCGGATGACGGAGGCGGCGCAGGCGTTCTTTGCGCGCATGGGCGAGATCAGCGGCAACGACGACATGCGTGCCGCCGCCGCGGGAGACCTGGACGCCGCGCGCCGTCTCGCCGCGAACCCGTACCACGCGGCGCTGATGAGCACCACCTGCGTCCCCACGCGTCTGGAGGCCGGCGAGGCGGACAACGCGCTCCCCCTCTTCGCGCGCGCAACCGTCGACTGCCGTATCCTCCCCGGCGACGACCCGGGCGAGGTGCTGGATGCGATCCGCGCCATCCTGGACGACCCGCTGATCACCGTGACGCCGCTGACCACGTCGCGCTCCGCCCCGCCATCGCCGCTCACGCCGGGGATCGTGGGTGCGGTGGAGCGCGTCACCGCCGAGCTGTGGCCGGGCGTCCACGTCGTTCCGGTAATGACCATCGGCGCCACTGACAGCCAGCACTTTCGCCGCGCCGGCATCCCCATGTACGGCGTCTCCGGCCTCTTCCTGGACGTCACCGACGCCCGTGCGCACGCCCCCGACGAGCGCATCAGCGTAGAGGCGTTCTACGATGCCGCAGAGTTCGTGTACGGCCTGCTGCGAGTTTTCTCTACACGGGAAGATGGCTAATGAGGTTGCCTTTGGAATCTTTTTCGCGCAGATTCGTACGTAGGCAACCTGCACTGGAGGTATTTCATGGCCGATGTTCTCGATCGCCCGGTACGCGAACTCTTTGACGAAGCAGCACGCGGAGCGAGCGCTGGTGCCTCGGTTAAGGCTTCAGGGCGGCGCAAGATCACGAAAGGAAGCGGCCGCTCCTCGTCGCCGGCACCGAGCAACCAGAAGGCGAGTGAAGACGCCGCGGCCGCGATCTTCTCTGCCGCCTTCGCGCTCTTGGTGCGCGAAGCGGTTCCGGTGATGGAGAAGCTT
It encodes:
- a CDS encoding lamin tail domain-containing protein, encoding MILAWPSRAALLLGVALPLAACDTPLSSHSVTAPRLATVPAQGTASTLDVASWNIEWFGSTGNGPADEALQLANARDIISGADMDVWGVAEIVDQAHWNSLESQLTGYTGLLAGESIVTGGSTYYGATEQKVGLLYKSSMATLLGAKIILTAYDADFAGRPPLEVTLRMTLNGATEDVVFIVMHAKAFNDDASWQRRANASAALKSYLDATYPTQKVFVMGDFNDDVDTSITAGKASPYKNFVDDAARYSFPTKALSDAGTASTTSYTDMIDHHLITNEASATYAAGSVQVYRVDSYVANYATTTSDHYPVLSRYTFGGGGGTTTPAVRITAPNGGESYTAGSSQTITWTSAAVSNVKLEYTLDGTAWTQITASTPAAAGSYGWTVPSTASTAAKVRISDASAATLSDASDGAFTIAAAATPAKVIINEIMANEPGSDVAGEFVELVNVGGTSIGIGGWTISDGGGVRHTFAAGTTLGAGKAIVVYGGSGSIPAGLTNAVAASTGALNLANGGDQVIVKNGATTINSFTYPSSLAGTDGVSMNRSPDTSATGGFVLHTAVSSLTSSGGKRANGTAY
- a CDS encoding M20/M25/M40 family metallo-hydrolase — encoded protein: MEIMDGHPPDEREQAREIFRALVEIDTSPEHGTTDAAWAAAGWLRAGGFPAEDVSVLGPDPRKHNLVARLRGTGVHPPILLLAHLDVVDARPEDWTVPPFRLTEEGGWFYGRGTLDDKAMCALWLAALVRMRREGFVPDRDLIVALTADEEGGEDNGAAWLVEHHRPLVDAGFGLNEGGYGRIEGGRRASNQIQVAEKLPLPLRLEVAGRGGHSALPAADNPIHRLATGIARLSEHRFPLRMTEAAQAFFARMGEISGNDDMRAAAAGDLDAARRLAANPYHAALMSTTCVPTRLEAGEADNALPLFARATVDCRILPGDDPGEVLDAIRAILDDPLITVTPLTTSRSAPPSPLTPGIVGAVERVTAELWPGVHVVPVMTIGATDSQHFRRAGIPMYGVSGLFLDVTDARAHAPDERISVEAFYDAAEFVYGLLRVFSTREDG